Part of the Carnobacterium pleistocenium FTR1 genome is shown below.
ATTGCAGTCGGTGTTGTGGTTATCTTACTAACAGGAGTTTTAATGGGAAGTGTTCATTTAGCTTCAGGTATGTTCATTCATGAGGCCAGCGTATTGATCGTTATTTTAAATGCTATGCGTTTGATTCGCTTCAACCGTAAAAATATGCAGCCTGATAAAGAACCAGCTGCAGTCCCTGTAAAGGCTTGATCAAAAGGGGAAATAAAGTATACAAAGAGGTCATCATCAAAGTATTTAAGGGGGTGATCAGCTAAAAAGGTAACCATATTAATTGAAACAAAAAATTATTAGGAGGAATTAAAAATGACTGAAGAACACACACACGAATCACAACAACATGGAGAACACGAACACAAAGAACAAACAACAGAAGAACTGCACCAAGTGGAGATGACTCAAGAAAAACACGATCACCACAACCCAACGGCTGCCGCTATGACGAATCACATTATTTCAAATCAAGCTTTCTTACATGTGAAATTACACCAATATCATTGGTATGTTAAAGGTCCACATTTCTTTACGCTACATGCAAAATTTGAAGAATTATACGATGAAAATAGTAAGTATTATGACGAAATTGCAGAACGATTGATTGCCTCAGGTGATAAACCAGCATCAACGAATGAAGAGTATACGAAATATAGTTTGGTCGCTGAATCGCCTAAAGATAAATATTTATCAGGTGAAGAAATGGTCGAAAAATTAGTAGATGATTATCGCATGACGAGAGATTTAACAATGAGAACAATTCTTTTGGCACAAAAAGAAGGCGACAACGGGCTAGAAGATGTTATGATCGGGTACAAAAAATACTTGGATAAAACAATTTGGATGTTGCAAGCTTTTCTAGGTAAATCAGCTCTTGAAGGGGAAGAAGACGATGAATAAACCCTTCTTGATAACAAGTGCAGCCACTTTGTCAGCAGTAGGAGTCATGTTTTTCGCACCTGTTACAGCGAGTGCGCATTGTGACACTATGGACGGTCCGGTTATTGGGGACGCGCAAACAGCTATTAAAGAAAACAATATCAACTATATCGCTAAATGGGTAACACCTGAAGAAGAATCCGAATTAACAGACATTTTTAACCAAACAATGGAAGTAAGGGATGATAGCCCAGAAGCGCAAGAACTAGCTGATCAATACTTATTTGAAAATCTAGTTCGAGTTCATCGTGCTGGAGAAGGAGCACCTTATAGTGGAGTAAAACCAGAAGGAACTCCGATGGCTGAAGAAATAGTGGCAGCGGATGAAAGTATTAAAGTAGGGAACTTAGATCCATTGAAAGATTTAGTAGAATCTGAAAAAATACCAGAATTAGAAGAGAGCTTGAATGATGTATTGGCAACAAAAGATTTTGATACGGATGACCTAGATGCAGGTAGAGAATACGTCATGAACTATGTGACATTCACCCACATGGCAGAAGGTGAGGAATTAGAAGGAGGACATGTTGAAGAAAGTCATGAAGCAGCAGAACAAGAAGAAGTAGAAGAAGAAGAAGCTGTTGAAGTCGATGAGACCGAAGTCGAAAAAGCAACAATAAATTGGCTTTCTTGGGGACTAGCAGGTCTATTCTTCATCACCACCATTATTGGATTCAGTAAAAAAAAAGCAAAATAAGTAAAAATAATACCCATCTCGAGTAACTTAATCGAGAAGGGTATTTATTTAAGTAAGAACAGGGGAAAATTATGAAAAAAAACTTGAAACAGTATGTTATTTTTATCATACTTACCGTAATAATCTATTTATTCATAAGAGGATTTCTATTTTTTATGATAGTCGTTCCTAGTCCCTCTATGTACCCGACCATTGATATCGGGGATCGGATAGTTACAACCCGCATTCACCAAGTAGAGAAAATCAATAGGGGAGACATTCTTGTGTTTGATTCCCAAGAGCTAGATGAAACACTCGTTAAAAGAGTGATTGGTCTTCCAAACGATCGGATCGAAATTTTTGAGAATGGGGAAGTATGGGTGAATGGTTCGATACTAAATGAAGAATATGTTGCGTTCAATGGCACCGAATCTGGGTTATACACGGTACCTGAAAATCATTATTTCTTTTTAGGAGATTACCGAATCCATTCGCTGGATAGCCGAAAATGGGATGATCCATATATTTCAGAAGAAAGTCTTCTCGGAAAAGCCCAATGGATTCTTACTCCATGGGAGCGATCAGGAGAATTATAAAATGTCAAAATTTAACTAATGCACGAGCTAAATAAGAGATAGAATCAATTTAGGTAAGTCTAAAAATAAAAAGATAATAGCATAGTTAAATCCATCCTTTCCAAAAATAAAAAATTTGCTCATTTAGAAAGAAGGAAAATCATGAATCAAATTGAAACGTATAATGAAATATTAAATGGAAGCAGTTATTTAGCTTTGGCTACATCTGTTGAGGGAAGAGCCAATGTGCGAGTCGTGAATTATTATGAAAATCCGGTTATACCAGGAGTTTTATACATTCGAACAAAAAAAGATAAACAAAAAGTTGCTGAATTCACTGCAAATCCGGTCGTGGCTTTTTCAACTATCATCAAGTCTAAGTACGAGTATATTCGTGTGCAAAATGCCATTATTGAACAGTGTACAGAACCATTGTCAGAGGAAATAAAAATGGCATTTATAAAACGTGAGCCAAACTTTGTTGCAAAAAAAGATGGGACTATCTTTTTTGCCATCCATTTCCAATCTGCATCTGTTACAATAAACCCGACTAGTCCATCTTTAACAGTTAAGTTCTAATAAGACTTTCAAAGTGGATTTTTAAAAATAAACCAGCATAATCAAATGATGAAAGAATTGGGGAATCAGCATGCAGTATTATACAAAAAGAGGCGATCAAGGCAATACGAATATTATAACAGGTAGAACGGTACGGAAAGACTCTTCTCGAGTAGAAGCTTATGGTACGATTGATGAATTAAATTCCTTAATAGGGCTTATTATCAGTCAGGTCGATGGGGGAAATCGGGAATTAAAAGATGAACTTCTTATGATTCAGCATTTCTTATTCGATTGTGGCACCGATTTAGCAGTACCTGATGAAAAAATACCCTATAAGATTACGGAAGAAGAAACTAGATTTTTGGAACAACGAATCGATTACTATACACCCATTCCTGTAGAAGTTGATAAATTTATTATTCCAGGGGGTTCTCCTTTGGCTGCACATATGCAATTGGCTAGAACAGTGACTAGAAGAGCAGAAAGAAGAATTGTAACTTTTATTAACGAAGAAGAAAAAACAAATAGGCACGTACTAATATTTGTGAACCGTTTGTCTGATTACTTTTTTGCATTGGGTCGAGTCGTAAACCATAATGAGGGCATCAAAGAACCGCTTTATGAACGTGGAGGAACGGTATTTCATGAAAGTTTCAAAACAGCTGATAAAAGAATGAAAAAAGAAGACTGACAGATGATTTAGTATAAGTATAGCTTGAACTGAAGAGTATTCTACCGCTTAAAAGCAGTAGAATACTCTTTTTTTTAACTTTATTTTATAGTAAGTTAAAAAAATAAAAATAAATTGATATTCATCTATATAAGAGTATACTAATCATATAGATGGAATTCGATATCGATAATCATCAATGCTATTGTTATCTTTAAATAAATAAAAATTATTGTGACGACAATGACGGAAGGAGTGATTTTGATGGAACAAGATTATAAAGTATATGCAAAAGCTTTAAAAGTTTTATCAGATGAAACAAGGCTAAAAATCATGGATTTGTTAGGAGATGGTGAATTATGTGCTTGCGATTTATTGAGAGAATTTTCAATCACGCAGCCTACGCTTTCTTACCACATGAAAACCTTGTGTGACAGCGGTTTGGTTGTCAGCAGAAAAGACGGCAGTATGGTGAAATATACCATCGACCACGAATCTTTAGATGCTTTGAAGGCTTTTTTTAAGCACATGTCTAGTGGGATGCCTGTATAAAAAATATAGGAGATGCAACTAATGGACGCATTTACTTGGCTGAATAATCAGCTATTCAAAATGGTATGGTTAAATGATCTGATGGGCAAGTTGGTTGAAAATGTTTTTAGCTTAGACCTCAATAGCCGTAGCGGAGCTAGCTTGCAATTTTTCCTTTTTGATACTATAAAAATCTTTATCCTATTATCGGTATTGATTTTCATGATTTCTTATATACAGAGTTATTTTCCACCAGAACGGACGAAAAATATTTTGGGTCACTTTAGCGGGGTGACAGCTAGTATATTGGCTGCTTTACTTGGTACGGTGACGCCTTTTTGCTCTTGCTCCTCAATCCCGTTGTTTATCGGATTTACC
Proteins encoded:
- a CDS encoding Dps family protein; the encoded protein is MTEEHTHESQQHGEHEHKEQTTEELHQVEMTQEKHDHHNPTAAAMTNHIISNQAFLHVKLHQYHWYVKGPHFFTLHAKFEELYDENSKYYDEIAERLIASGDKPASTNEEYTKYSLVAESPKDKYLSGEEMVEKLVDDYRMTRDLTMRTILLAQKEGDNGLEDVMIGYKKYLDKTIWMLQAFLGKSALEGEEDDE
- a CDS encoding DUF6448 family protein, with the protein product MNKPFLITSAATLSAVGVMFFAPVTASAHCDTMDGPVIGDAQTAIKENNINYIAKWVTPEEESELTDIFNQTMEVRDDSPEAQELADQYLFENLVRVHRAGEGAPYSGVKPEGTPMAEEIVAADESIKVGNLDPLKDLVESEKIPELEESLNDVLATKDFDTDDLDAGREYVMNYVTFTHMAEGEELEGGHVEESHEAAEQEEVEEEEAVEVDETEVEKATINWLSWGLAGLFFITTIIGFSKKKAK
- the lepB gene encoding signal peptidase I, which codes for MKKNLKQYVIFIILTVIIYLFIRGFLFFMIVVPSPSMYPTIDIGDRIVTTRIHQVEKINRGDILVFDSQELDETLVKRVIGLPNDRIEIFENGEVWVNGSILNEEYVAFNGTESGLYTVPENHYFFLGDYRIHSLDSRKWDDPYISEESLLGKAQWILTPWERSGEL
- a CDS encoding pyridoxamine 5'-phosphate oxidase family protein; translation: MNQIETYNEILNGSSYLALATSVEGRANVRVVNYYENPVIPGVLYIRTKKDKQKVAEFTANPVVAFSTIIKSKYEYIRVQNAIIEQCTEPLSEEIKMAFIKREPNFVAKKDGTIFFAIHFQSASVTINPTSPSLTVKF
- a CDS encoding cob(I)yrinic acid a,c-diamide adenosyltransferase; the protein is MQYYTKRGDQGNTNIITGRTVRKDSSRVEAYGTIDELNSLIGLIISQVDGGNRELKDELLMIQHFLFDCGTDLAVPDEKIPYKITEEETRFLEQRIDYYTPIPVEVDKFIIPGGSPLAAHMQLARTVTRRAERRIVTFINEEEKTNRHVLIFVNRLSDYFFALGRVVNHNEGIKEPLYERGGTVFHESFKTADKRMKKED
- a CDS encoding ArsR/SmtB family transcription factor, whose product is MEQDYKVYAKALKVLSDETRLKIMDLLGDGELCACDLLREFSITQPTLSYHMKTLCDSGLVVSRKDGSMVKYTIDHESLDALKAFFKHMSSGMPV